One genomic region from Chthonomonas calidirosea T49 encodes:
- a CDS encoding glycosyl hydrolase, which produces MLVALLCFCFSPLSACADTSYSLFGLNGIGYFHYLNAPNAHQTAQQKMQWLERAGAKWDRFDFWWGTIEPQPGVWKWDQADWLVSFYTRHHIRMLPILCYQAAWMHQSPHTPEDFAQFADFVAHVVSRYHKQIHCWEIWNEPNIPAFWKPHPDAAAYTELLKAAYLAAHRADPHCVIVGAAANETDINWLEAIADHGGLSYMDAVSIHPYSMSDGPEQMYLAQQLENVRRFLSAHGRPNLPIWITEMGWTSSIENLQSMQRAAIYLVQSYTIAAAEGVQHLFWFNEQDWTEGGKLQGWGLLSPDMHPKLTFDAYRQIAAFLDGCHFVGYVPLDNGIGYLFRKGRVERLIAWAYRGQTATLPPLRPNAKLIPLFYTSPDQPTESSLKADTAQGALTLSETPLFITDVARAFLKPLTITHTLPAPSQWVVNGDLQQIDAKGAYGWHKGVFYGGADRGTFATFPEEHALALTNTTDALWQSWSVPVMPGERYRLTVEILTKEATGENDAQILFLGGPGWSWLGGPTTESVTGSTNGWRTFTVEGSVPKDADFLRVNLISKRNTGLVLFRNIRLQRVP; this is translated from the coding sequence TTGCTTGTTGCCCTCCTCTGCTTTTGTTTTAGCCCTCTTTCCGCTTGTGCCGACACCTCTTATTCGCTTTTTGGCCTTAATGGCATAGGCTATTTTCACTATCTTAATGCCCCTAACGCCCACCAAACCGCACAGCAAAAGATGCAGTGGTTGGAACGGGCCGGCGCTAAATGGGATCGTTTTGACTTCTGGTGGGGCACCATTGAGCCGCAACCCGGTGTTTGGAAATGGGACCAAGCCGATTGGCTTGTCTCTTTCTACACTCGTCATCACATCCGTATGCTGCCTATCCTCTGCTATCAGGCCGCCTGGATGCATCAATCGCCCCATACCCCCGAAGATTTCGCACAGTTTGCCGATTTTGTCGCGCATGTTGTATCCCGCTATCATAAACAGATCCACTGCTGGGAAATTTGGAACGAACCGAATATCCCCGCCTTTTGGAAACCGCACCCCGACGCGGCCGCCTACACGGAGCTGTTGAAAGCCGCCTATCTCGCCGCCCATCGGGCCGACCCCCATTGTGTGATCGTGGGTGCCGCTGCAAACGAAACCGATATCAACTGGCTCGAAGCCATTGCCGACCATGGAGGACTTTCCTACATGGATGCTGTGAGCATCCATCCCTACTCCATGTCCGACGGTCCCGAACAGATGTATCTTGCCCAACAGTTAGAGAACGTGCGTCGGTTTCTATCTGCGCACGGCCGTCCCAACCTGCCGATCTGGATCACCGAGATGGGCTGGACGTCCTCCATCGAAAACCTACAAAGCATGCAGCGTGCCGCTATCTACTTAGTTCAATCTTACACCATTGCCGCGGCAGAGGGCGTTCAACACCTCTTTTGGTTTAACGAGCAAGACTGGACAGAAGGCGGAAAGCTGCAGGGCTGGGGGCTGCTCTCTCCGGACATGCATCCAAAACTTACCTTCGATGCCTATCGCCAGATCGCCGCGTTTCTGGATGGTTGTCATTTTGTGGGCTATGTGCCTCTGGATAACGGGATCGGCTATCTTTTTCGCAAAGGACGTGTGGAGCGACTGATCGCATGGGCTTATCGAGGACAGACAGCCACGCTGCCCCCGCTACGCCCCAACGCAAAGCTCATCCCCCTCTTCTACACAAGCCCCGACCAGCCAACGGAGAGCAGCCTCAAGGCCGATACGGCGCAGGGCGCTCTTACCCTTAGTGAAACACCTCTCTTTATCACCGATGTTGCCCGCGCCTTTCTCAAGCCGTTGACTATCACGCACACCCTCCCTGCTCCATCCCAGTGGGTTGTCAACGGTGACCTACAGCAGATAGATGCCAAGGGCGCCTACGGTTGGCACAAAGGGGTTTTCTATGGCGGAGCCGACAGAGGCACTTTTGCTACGTTCCCCGAAGAGCACGCCTTAGCGCTTACGAACACCACCGATGCGCTCTGGCAGTCGTGGTCGGTGCCCGTGATGCCAGGAGAACGTTACCGACTTACCGTGGAGATCCTTACAAAAGAGGCCACAGGTGAAAACGATGCGCAGATACTCTTTCTTGGAGGGCCGGGCTGGAGCTGGCTCGGTGGGCCTACCACAGAAAGCGTTACCGGTAGCACCAATGGCTGGCGCACCTTCACCGTTGAAGGCAGCGTGCCTAAAGACGCCGATTTCTTAAGGGTGAACCTGATTAGCAAAAGAAATACGGGTCTGGTGCTCTTTCGTAACATCCGTTTGCAGCGCGTGCCCTGA
- a CDS encoding phytanoyl-CoA dioxygenase family protein, translated as MTVSVRPQDIEEAKAFYAANGYVIARGLFSQEEVARYREHFMRLREEGAKPGDFSGIDLNSPDPLKRYPRMIHMHRWDKLSLEWLLDPRLNLWLTALMGKEPYAVQTMLYFKPAGARGQALHQDQFYLRVQPGTCMAAWLALDPCDEENGCMQVVPGSHLWPILCPIKADTTVSFTDVTVPLPEGCEIRPMIMDAGDVLFFNGSVVHGSFPNTSKDRFRRALIGHYIVGDAQKVAQYYHPVLRMDGTEVPLGVSEGGGPCGIWREQEGKPTIAMEGRLENGFLHE; from the coding sequence ATGACCGTATCAGTGCGACCGCAGGATATAGAAGAGGCTAAGGCGTTTTACGCTGCCAATGGCTACGTTATCGCGCGAGGGCTGTTCTCCCAGGAGGAAGTAGCACGCTATCGCGAACACTTTATGCGTCTGAGAGAGGAGGGGGCGAAACCAGGAGACTTTTCCGGCATAGATCTCAACAGCCCTGACCCTTTGAAACGTTATCCCCGCATGATTCATATGCATCGCTGGGACAAATTGAGCCTTGAATGGCTGCTTGATCCGCGTCTTAATCTCTGGCTAACCGCCCTTATGGGCAAAGAGCCTTATGCGGTGCAAACCATGCTCTACTTCAAGCCCGCCGGAGCGCGCGGCCAAGCGCTCCATCAGGATCAGTTCTACCTAAGGGTGCAACCCGGCACCTGCATGGCCGCATGGCTCGCTCTCGATCCCTGCGATGAAGAAAACGGATGCATGCAAGTGGTCCCCGGCAGTCATCTTTGGCCTATCCTCTGCCCCATTAAGGCCGATACGACGGTAAGCTTCACCGATGTCACCGTGCCTTTGCCGGAAGGCTGCGAGATACGCCCCATGATCATGGATGCTGGCGATGTGCTCTTCTTCAACGGCTCTGTAGTGCACGGTAGCTTCCCCAACACCTCGAAAGATCGTTTCCGCCGCGCCCTTATTGGCCACTATATTGTGGGCGATGCCCAAAAGGTGGCGCAATACTATCATCCTGTGCTGCGCATGGACGGCACAGAGGTTCCTTTGGGCGTGAGCGAAGGCGGCGGCCCCTGCGGCATTTGGCGTGAACAAGAGGGCAAACCGACTATCGCTATGGAAGGACGTCTTGAAAACGGGTTCTTGCACGAGTAG
- a CDS encoding L-fucose isomerase gives MAAFHKHPPTHRLRSAPPKIGIRPTIDGRYGGVRESLEEQVMALARSTAQFLQENLRHPSGLPVECIIADTCIGGVSEAAKCAEKFAREGVGVSLTVTPCWCYGAETMDMDPLIPKAIWGFNGTERPGAVYLAATLAGHNQKGIPAFGIYGQDVQDAGDTTIPPDVQQKMLCFARAGLAVATMRGASYLAMGGVSMGIAGSIVDHDFFQRYLGMRTETVDMTEFVRRMEEGIYDEQEYQQALQWVKEHCHEGTDYNPPEKRRSRQQLDRDWETCVKMALIARDLMNGNPRLAERGFPEEAEGHNALVGGFQGQRQWTDHFPNGDFLEAILNTSFDWSGIRQPYIIATENDALNGVSMLFGHLLTGTAQLFADVRTYWSPDAVKRVTGYTLQGRAENGIIHLINSGPAALDWTGEQTVDGKPAIKPWWEVTEEEAKRCLEATRWCPAVLEYFRGGGFSTDFLTRGEMPVTMCRLNLVQGLGPVLQIAEGYTVDLPSQVHDILDKRTNPSWPTTWFVPNLTGDGAFRSVYDVMNHWGANHGAICYGHIGGDLLALAALLRIPVDMHNVPVERVFRPTYWARHGGFASTDADFRACSHLGPLYA, from the coding sequence GTGGCCGCATTTCATAAGCATCCACCCACACACCGTCTACGATCGGCCCCACCCAAAATTGGCATACGCCCTACCATTGATGGGCGCTACGGCGGGGTGCGCGAGTCGCTTGAGGAACAGGTGATGGCCCTGGCACGCAGCACCGCCCAATTTCTTCAAGAGAACCTTCGTCACCCCAGCGGCTTGCCTGTGGAGTGCATCATTGCAGATACCTGCATCGGCGGCGTCTCCGAGGCCGCCAAGTGCGCCGAAAAGTTCGCACGCGAAGGCGTAGGGGTCTCGCTTACCGTGACCCCTTGCTGGTGCTACGGTGCGGAAACCATGGACATGGACCCTCTCATTCCCAAAGCGATTTGGGGGTTCAACGGAACCGAGCGACCAGGTGCTGTCTACCTCGCCGCCACTTTGGCCGGACATAACCAAAAGGGGATTCCTGCCTTCGGTATCTACGGACAGGATGTGCAGGATGCCGGAGATACCACTATACCACCCGATGTGCAGCAGAAAATGCTTTGCTTCGCCCGTGCCGGTCTGGCGGTGGCCACCATGCGCGGTGCCTCCTATCTCGCCATGGGCGGCGTCTCGATGGGTATCGCCGGCTCGATCGTAGATCATGACTTTTTTCAGCGCTACTTGGGCATGCGCACCGAAACGGTGGATATGACCGAGTTTGTGCGGCGTATGGAGGAGGGCATCTACGATGAACAGGAGTACCAGCAGGCCCTTCAATGGGTAAAAGAGCACTGCCACGAGGGCACCGACTATAACCCACCAGAAAAACGTCGTAGCCGGCAGCAGCTTGATCGTGACTGGGAAACCTGTGTAAAAATGGCGCTCATTGCTCGCGATCTTATGAATGGAAACCCACGTCTCGCCGAACGCGGCTTCCCCGAAGAGGCCGAAGGCCACAACGCCTTGGTGGGCGGTTTTCAGGGTCAACGCCAATGGACAGACCATTTTCCCAACGGCGACTTCCTTGAGGCCATTCTTAACACTAGCTTCGATTGGAGCGGTATTCGCCAACCCTACATCATTGCTACTGAAAACGATGCCCTTAATGGGGTCTCCATGCTGTTCGGGCACCTCCTTACCGGCACCGCACAGCTTTTTGCGGATGTACGCACCTACTGGAGCCCTGATGCGGTGAAACGCGTAACCGGCTACACCTTACAGGGGCGTGCGGAGAACGGCATTATCCATCTCATTAACTCTGGTCCTGCAGCACTCGACTGGACTGGCGAACAGACCGTTGATGGCAAACCCGCTATAAAGCCCTGGTGGGAGGTCACTGAGGAAGAGGCAAAACGATGTTTGGAAGCAACCCGTTGGTGTCCCGCCGTTTTGGAGTATTTCCGCGGTGGCGGGTTCTCCACCGATTTTCTCACGCGCGGAGAGATGCCGGTGACCATGTGTCGGCTTAACCTTGTGCAGGGATTGGGGCCGGTGCTGCAGATCGCCGAGGGCTACACCGTAGACCTGCCCTCACAGGTGCACGACATTTTGGACAAGCGCACCAACCCCTCCTGGCCTACTACTTGGTTCGTACCCAACTTAACCGGCGATGGGGCTTTCCGTAGCGTTTACGACGTGATGAACCATTGGGGTGCCAACCACGGAGCTATCTGCTATGGGCATATTGGAGGCGATCTTCTCGCGCTCGCAGCCCTCTTGCGCATTCCGGTAGACATGCACAATGTGCCGGTTGAGCGCGTCTTTCGCCCTACCTACTGGGCGCGCCACGGCGGATTTGCATCTACCGATGCCGATTTTCGTGCCTGCAGCCACCTCGGCCCTCTCTACGCCTAA
- a CDS encoding catalase, protein MPEDKEHPILTTADGAPIADNQNALTAGPRGPLLMQDIQLLEQMQHFNRERIPERVVHAKGSGAYGTFTVTNDITRYSKAKLFSEVGKQTPIFIRFSTVAGERGAADAERDVRGFAIKFYTEEGNWDLVGNNTPVFFVRDPYKFQMFIHTQKRDPRTNLRDMDMQWDFWSLCPESLHQVTILFSDRGIPRSYRHMNGYGSHTYSLINEKGERVWCKFHIKTMQGIQCLTDEEAERIIGKDRESHQRDLFETIERGEFPRWKMYIQVMTDEQAKNFRWNPFDLTKVWPHAEYPLIEVGILELNRNPENYFAEVEQAAFSPSAIVPGISWSPDKMLQARLMSYADAHRYRVGNNYHQLPVNRPRCPVKNYQRDGFMTHGEYGAAPNYFPNSREGTPQPAPEYKEPAWYLGDVTVDRYDSTKDHDDYTQPGNLYRLFDEGQRERLTTAIAKALGQARKEVQLRQLAHFFRADEDYGRRVAQKLGIDPSEIPGLVSATTAR, encoded by the coding sequence ATGCCTGAAGACAAAGAACACCCCATTCTTACCACCGCCGACGGCGCCCCTATCGCCGACAACCAAAATGCCCTCACCGCCGGGCCGCGTGGCCCCCTGCTGATGCAAGACATCCAGCTGCTCGAACAGATGCAGCACTTCAATCGAGAGCGCATCCCTGAGCGGGTCGTTCACGCAAAAGGCTCCGGCGCCTACGGCACCTTTACCGTTACCAACGACATTACTCGCTACTCTAAAGCCAAGCTCTTCTCTGAGGTCGGCAAGCAGACACCCATCTTTATTCGTTTCTCCACGGTAGCCGGTGAGCGCGGTGCAGCCGATGCGGAGCGCGACGTTCGAGGCTTTGCCATTAAATTCTACACGGAGGAAGGCAACTGGGACCTCGTGGGCAACAACACTCCCGTCTTCTTCGTGCGCGACCCCTACAAGTTTCAAATGTTTATCCACACGCAAAAGCGCGATCCGCGTACCAACCTCCGCGATATGGATATGCAGTGGGACTTCTGGTCGCTCTGCCCCGAATCGCTGCACCAGGTTACCATCCTCTTCTCCGACCGTGGGATTCCACGCAGCTATCGCCACATGAACGGATATGGCAGCCACACCTATAGCCTCATCAATGAGAAAGGCGAGCGGGTATGGTGCAAGTTCCACATAAAAACGATGCAGGGCATTCAATGCCTCACCGACGAGGAGGCCGAGCGAATCATCGGCAAGGATCGTGAGAGCCACCAACGCGATCTTTTTGAGACCATCGAACGCGGCGAGTTTCCGCGCTGGAAGATGTATATCCAGGTCATGACAGACGAACAAGCGAAGAACTTCCGCTGGAACCCCTTCGACCTCACCAAAGTCTGGCCGCATGCCGAGTACCCGCTCATTGAGGTCGGCATTCTCGAACTGAACCGCAACCCAGAAAACTACTTTGCGGAGGTAGAACAGGCCGCCTTTAGTCCTAGCGCCATCGTGCCAGGCATCAGTTGGAGCCCGGACAAAATGCTGCAGGCCCGCCTCATGAGCTATGCGGATGCGCATCGCTATCGCGTCGGCAACAACTACCATCAACTGCCGGTCAACCGTCCGCGCTGCCCGGTAAAAAACTACCAGCGTGACGGATTTATGACGCACGGAGAGTACGGTGCTGCGCCAAACTACTTCCCCAATTCACGCGAGGGCACACCGCAACCCGCGCCCGAGTATAAGGAACCAGCCTGGTACCTTGGTGACGTGACGGTAGATCGGTACGACTCCACTAAAGACCACGACGACTACACACAGCCCGGCAACCTCTACCGCCTTTTCGACGAGGGACAACGTGAGCGACTTACTACGGCCATTGCCAAAGCGCTGGGCCAAGCCCGCAAAGAGGTGCAGCTGCGCCAGCTCGCTCACTTCTTCCGCGCGGATGAAGATTATGGACGCCGGGTAGCCCAAAAGCTAGGCATTGATCCTTCCGAAATCCCTGGCCTTGTAAGCGCCACTACCGCTCGCTAA
- a CDS encoding LysR family transcriptional regulator encodes MEMHQLRYFVAVAETGSFSRAAERCYVSQPSLSLQIKKLEEELGQTLFDRLRRGVALTDAGKLLLPRAKQILQQAREVEEQLKRQQSIEDVPLAVGVLPTIAPYLLPLVVRRMLTSHPQCQLQIREDLTERLLEALVNNEIDCALVSLPAEHELVEIEILAHERLLLIVPDSPSWPQESCALKAIQDFPVITLHEMHCLGQQIDGFCAQQALQRRIVCRSTELSTLQTLVAMGLGVSLVPEMCASRAPVEGCRYLLLTEEGIQRAIAVAWRRDRSRGHLAHHFVEQVRDVLQSGALRYEPTPAL; translated from the coding sequence ATGGAAATGCACCAACTACGTTACTTTGTAGCCGTAGCCGAGACGGGGAGCTTTAGTCGGGCTGCGGAGCGATGCTATGTAAGCCAGCCTTCTCTCAGTCTGCAGATCAAAAAGCTTGAGGAGGAGTTAGGCCAGACACTTTTCGATAGGCTCCGTCGTGGGGTGGCCTTGACAGATGCTGGGAAGCTTTTGCTGCCGCGAGCTAAGCAGATTTTGCAGCAGGCGCGCGAGGTTGAGGAGCAGTTAAAGCGCCAGCAGTCGATAGAGGACGTGCCGCTGGCAGTGGGCGTTTTACCGACCATCGCGCCCTATCTGCTGCCTCTTGTGGTGAGGAGGATGCTGACGAGCCATCCACAATGTCAGCTTCAGATCCGTGAAGACCTGACGGAACGACTTTTGGAGGCGTTGGTGAATAACGAAATAGATTGTGCCCTTGTGAGCCTACCGGCGGAACATGAGCTTGTCGAGATCGAGATACTAGCTCATGAGCGGCTCTTGCTCATAGTGCCAGATAGCCCAAGCTGGCCTCAGGAAAGCTGTGCGCTAAAGGCGATACAGGATTTTCCTGTTATCACCCTGCATGAGATGCACTGTTTGGGGCAACAGATTGATGGCTTTTGTGCTCAACAGGCCCTCCAGCGCCGTATTGTGTGCCGAAGCACAGAGCTGAGCACTCTGCAGACTCTTGTAGCGATGGGGTTAGGGGTGTCTCTAGTGCCAGAGATGTGCGCGAGCCGTGCTCCGGTAGAAGGCTGTCGGTATCTGCTGCTGACCGAGGAGGGGATTCAACGTGCGATTGCCGTGGCCTGGCGACGTGATCGTTCTCGTGGACATCTTGCCCATCATTTCGTAGAGCAGGTACGAGACGTGCTGCAGTCAGGAGCTTTGCGCTACGAGCCTACCCCAGCCCTTTAG
- a CDS encoding Gfo/Idh/MocA family protein, with protein sequence MEPLRIGVIGCEIARMRYHTALVATPQLRVTAVTDPDPRLARIWARQIGGRPTVCADTLDLLDQPLDAVLVTTPLALRAQAIADALRADLPVLAEVPFALHLADMDDLLVLASRSDRLLMPALPRRFDPSFRKLHQIVQENALGTPEQLRCTWGLPQETDLPSGDGVSGGWNAHWQYLACQSLDLCFWWQGEGFAVSADMEMAQLMGAPCPKGKKAQADALAILLVTHPHGRSIHQFMRTLSVRPEERYFLTGSHGNAELIAGVGASTATNLPLPYLTLQRVGEHASRVNVDLAPEEQALSPSAVRIRRLLQHFAACVRQQEEPEIGPHTARVVLDAVHAAYVSACEQNKVSLPLRRFPDIAALLHRFHGVRRALPKGLG encoded by the coding sequence ATGGAGCCACTACGCATAGGAGTGATCGGCTGCGAGATCGCAAGGATGCGTTATCATACGGCCCTGGTGGCAACGCCCCAACTTCGCGTGACGGCCGTAACCGATCCCGATCCGCGATTAGCCCGCATATGGGCACGACAAATCGGGGGACGCCCCACCGTTTGTGCGGATACTCTGGACCTACTTGATCAGCCGCTCGACGCCGTGCTGGTAACCACGCCTCTGGCTTTACGCGCACAGGCCATCGCAGATGCCCTCCGAGCCGATCTTCCGGTTCTTGCGGAAGTGCCTTTTGCCCTGCACCTCGCCGATATGGATGACCTCCTTGTGTTGGCCTCTCGCAGCGACCGACTGCTTATGCCGGCCCTCCCTCGTCGCTTCGACCCCTCCTTCAGGAAACTACACCAGATCGTCCAGGAAAATGCACTGGGCACCCCAGAGCAGCTACGTTGTACATGGGGCTTGCCGCAGGAGACCGACCTTCCATCGGGTGACGGCGTCAGTGGGGGGTGGAACGCGCATTGGCAGTATCTGGCATGCCAAAGCCTCGACCTCTGTTTCTGGTGGCAGGGGGAAGGGTTCGCCGTAAGCGCCGATATGGAGATGGCGCAACTGATGGGAGCGCCGTGTCCGAAAGGTAAAAAAGCACAGGCCGACGCCTTAGCCATTCTTCTCGTGACGCACCCGCACGGCCGCTCCATTCATCAGTTTATGCGCACGCTCTCCGTGCGCCCTGAGGAGCGCTATTTTCTCACTGGAAGCCACGGCAACGCCGAGCTTATTGCGGGCGTGGGCGCCTCTACCGCAACGAACCTGCCGCTGCCCTACCTTACACTTCAACGTGTCGGCGAACATGCATCTAGGGTCAATGTAGACTTAGCCCCCGAAGAGCAAGCGCTTTCTCCCTCCGCCGTACGCATCCGACGTCTCCTGCAGCATTTTGCGGCCTGTGTGCGCCAACAAGAAGAACCTGAGATCGGGCCGCATACGGCAAGGGTCGTCTTGGATGCCGTTCATGCTGCCTATGTATCGGCTTGCGAGCAGAACAAGGTAAGCCTGCCCCTACGCCGTTTCCCCGACATCGCCGCGCTGCTGCACCGTTTCCATGGCGTCCGCAGGGCCTTGCCTAAAGGGCTGGGGTAG
- the thyX gene encoding FAD-dependent thymidylate synthase yields the protein MSAEWHTDWREIKITGTEKGFPAIHSPVCHTAKGTPYLCHPGVVLIGRTTTDIQGIEPFLQGFDPDLGFATYLQDPVRLDPGTQLCKTAGQLCYASFGPKRTWNRDAKRYFDNIKESGHGSVLEHANFSLLCYGVSRSVTHELVRHRHFSYSQISQRYVSGRVLRFVERPEYQQNPTLHAEFLERIDRAAADYERTVERLLEAQQAGQPLLSADMRTDLRKKVQQAARSLLPNEAEAPLVVTGNARAWRHFLEMRANVHAEIEIRALAFLVYRCLVAIEPILFEDYQVVTFPDGTFGLDTAFRKV from the coding sequence ATGTCGGCCGAATGGCACACGGATTGGCGCGAAATCAAGATAACGGGCACCGAAAAGGGATTTCCGGCCATTCACTCACCGGTTTGTCATACCGCAAAAGGAACACCCTACCTGTGTCATCCTGGGGTTGTGCTCATTGGGCGCACGACAACCGATATTCAGGGCATCGAGCCTTTCCTGCAGGGCTTTGACCCCGATTTGGGCTTTGCCACCTATCTGCAAGACCCCGTGCGTCTCGATCCGGGAACCCAGCTTTGCAAAACGGCCGGGCAGCTTTGCTATGCCTCCTTTGGCCCAAAGCGCACCTGGAATCGAGACGCCAAACGCTACTTCGACAATATTAAAGAATCGGGACATGGTAGCGTGCTCGAACACGCCAACTTTAGCCTGCTCTGCTACGGCGTTAGCCGCTCGGTTACCCACGAACTCGTGCGTCATCGCCACTTCTCCTATTCTCAGATATCGCAGCGCTACGTATCGGGGCGAGTTCTGCGCTTTGTAGAACGGCCTGAGTATCAGCAAAATCCTACGCTCCACGCCGAATTTCTGGAGCGCATAGACCGAGCGGCAGCCGACTACGAGCGCACGGTAGAGCGGCTTCTGGAAGCACAGCAGGCAGGCCAGCCGCTGCTCTCGGCCGACATGCGCACCGATCTCCGCAAAAAGGTACAGCAAGCAGCGCGTTCGTTGCTGCCTAATGAAGCCGAAGCGCCCCTGGTGGTAACCGGCAATGCACGGGCGTGGCGCCACTTTTTGGAGATGCGGGCTAACGTTCATGCCGAAATTGAGATAAGGGCGCTGGCGTTTCTTGTCTACCGTTGTTTAGTTGCCATTGAGCCGATCCTGTTCGAGGATTATCAAGTTGTGACCTTTCCGGACGGCACTTTTGGGCTAGATACCGCTTTTCGGAAAGTATGA
- a CDS encoding type II secretion system protein: MKKQVSSFQRQRLPVAFSLVELLVIVSIIAILASLLAPALVQVREQVRSTLCLSNLRQLGMGVMLYAEDYDAMYASPGYLPGTWPMDLHQPYLSAGWRVWVCPSDSLARVWDGSVNSPSFLRRTSYIWNAYVFRGDPSDWRRAISSAAVPTPGTLPIWGEGYANPGWVADATPLTDPSVRDAYIHDAYGDSLNTLPNDPFAAHCPYRPLYFGVRPPDRRHNGGGNYVFSDGHAHWFFPDDFRVAALYASGGRIVDDRTDPFVTNGARMAAISGAALCPVFCCPRNFGMPPGDGERPWFRP, encoded by the coding sequence ATGAAAAAACAGGTTTCTAGTTTCCAACGCCAGCGCCTTCCGGTGGCATTTAGCCTTGTAGAGCTTTTGGTTATTGTATCCATTATAGCCATATTAGCGTCGCTTCTGGCGCCTGCGCTCGTTCAGGTGCGGGAACAGGTGCGTAGCACCCTCTGCCTCTCTAATTTGCGCCAACTGGGAATGGGGGTTATGCTCTATGCCGAAGACTACGACGCCATGTATGCCAGCCCCGGCTACCTGCCGGGCACATGGCCAATGGATTTACATCAGCCCTATCTCTCCGCAGGGTGGCGCGTTTGGGTTTGCCCCTCCGATAGTCTAGCACGCGTTTGGGACGGTTCGGTGAACAGCCCCTCTTTCCTACGTCGCACCAGCTACATTTGGAACGCCTATGTTTTCCGTGGCGACCCTTCGGATTGGCGTCGTGCCATCTCCTCTGCCGCCGTGCCAACGCCCGGCACACTGCCCATATGGGGTGAGGGCTATGCCAACCCAGGATGGGTTGCCGATGCCACTCCCCTCACCGACCCTTCCGTGAGAGATGCCTACATCCACGATGCCTACGGCGATAGCCTAAACACCCTGCCCAATGACCCCTTTGCCGCTCACTGCCCCTATCGTCCGCTCTATTTCGGCGTGCGCCCTCCGGATAGACGCCATAATGGGGGTGGGAACTATGTGTTTAGTGACGGTCACGCACACTGGTTCTTCCCTGACGACTTTCGTGTGGCAGCTCTTTACGCCTCCGGTGGGCGTATTGTGGACGATCGAACCGATCCGTTCGTTACCAACGGGGCTCGTATGGCCGCAATCTCAGGGGCGGCGCTTTGCCCGGTGTTCTGCTGCCCTCGGAACTTTGGCATGCCTCCCGGAGATGGCGAGCGCCCTTGGTTTCGTCCCTAG
- a CDS encoding deoxyribonuclease IV produces MPRLLGAHMPTSGGLANSLINGKAIGCTAVQLFTSSPRQWSHPPLTPEEIEAFEAAKEQTQISFIIAHDSYLINLAAPAADVLERSRSAFRHELDRAEQLGLLWVVTHMGAHLGQGEEPAMQRLVESLIMILEATDTANYRVGIALETTAGQGTGLGWRFEQLGAILEKIGPHPRLGVCMDTCHIFVAGYDIRTPETYEATIVEFDRLVGLHRLKVLHINDAKKGLGSRVDRHEHIGKGEIGDAAFRRLLTDPRLLNVPALIETPEAETMHAVNLSHLRRLISGCSAEAGESS; encoded by the coding sequence CTGCCACGGCTCCTTGGCGCCCATATGCCCACTTCCGGCGGGTTGGCCAATAGCCTTATTAACGGAAAGGCCATCGGATGTACAGCCGTACAGCTTTTTACGAGCAGTCCACGCCAATGGTCACATCCTCCTCTTACCCCTGAAGAGATCGAGGCCTTTGAGGCCGCCAAAGAGCAGACCCAAATCTCCTTTATCATCGCCCATGATTCTTATCTTATCAACCTTGCAGCGCCGGCTGCGGATGTGTTGGAGCGCTCGCGAAGCGCCTTTCGGCATGAGCTAGATCGTGCGGAACAGCTCGGTTTACTTTGGGTGGTTACCCATATGGGAGCCCACCTAGGGCAAGGCGAAGAGCCCGCCATGCAACGTTTGGTGGAAAGCCTGATCATGATTTTGGAGGCGACCGACACGGCGAACTATCGGGTAGGCATCGCGCTAGAGACCACTGCCGGACAGGGCACCGGTTTGGGGTGGCGTTTCGAACAGCTCGGCGCCATTCTCGAAAAGATTGGGCCCCACCCTAGGCTGGGGGTTTGCATGGATACCTGTCATATCTTTGTGGCGGGTTACGACATTCGCACACCGGAGACCTATGAGGCCACCATCGTCGAGTTCGATCGACTTGTTGGGCTGCATCGGCTGAAGGTATTACACATTAACGATGCCAAGAAGGGACTTGGAAGCCGAGTGGACAGGCACGAACACATTGGGAAGGGCGAGATAGGCGATGCCGCGTTTCGACGTCTGCTCACCGACCCACGCCTTCTCAACGTGCCCGCTTTAATAGAGACACCGGAGGCCGAGACCATGCACGCGGTGAATCTAAGCCATCTCCGTCGGCTTATCAGCGGCTGTTCTGCGGAAGCAGGGGAGTCCTCCTAA